The following proteins come from a genomic window of Deltaproteobacteria bacterium:
- the tadA gene encoding Flp pilus assembly complex ATPase component TadA: MAQNMYAESLRAFLKPVLKYLDDEAVAEIMINGPTDIWIEKKGKLIKTDATFSEEALLGCARNIAQFVGRRLTDEAPRLDARLPDGSRVHAVIPPIARKGTTISIRKFFKDKLTIDKLVEFGSMTSAMARFIEGCVIIKENVLVAGGTGSGKTTLLNIVSSLIPADERILTIEDSAELQLNQEHIVPFESRPPDKFGKGEVNMGHLLHSALRLRPDRIVVGEVRGGEAFDLMQCMNTGHGGSMATTHANTPTDTLRRIESLCLQSGIELPMVAVRAQVASAINVVICCERLQDGSRKTTAISEVLPLNEKGDYRTQDIFVFTPTHKDAEGKIHGYHAPTGVLPHFLGRLHAYGFTDMTEAFFDPETYGVPPPPIFHADGVHTQWIKKLKHRERGEADSDEQSAIWAEERLKKGKEIENKAREEAAKKAAAAAAAPKPPPAEEPKPAAPAPRAALPEPQKPAPQQSAAGPSQARPVPTPGPSSAGNRQPSPSPNMARPSPGAPRPGPSSTPPANKTGGSIQISSELMDDGEVTHQPPQQRQAQRQEVEEEEAPPNDDEFGSTEYAPAEEEPPAEERQPLRRPGPSAPRPTAGIRPTGPRRPAPSRGFGGGDSGGNGED; the protein is encoded by the coding sequence ATGGCACAGAACATGTACGCGGAGTCGCTCCGCGCGTTCCTCAAGCCCGTCCTCAAGTACCTCGACGACGAAGCCGTCGCCGAAATCATGATCAACGGCCCGACCGACATCTGGATCGAGAAGAAGGGCAAGCTGATCAAGACCGACGCGACCTTCAGCGAAGAAGCGCTGCTCGGCTGCGCGCGCAACATCGCCCAGTTCGTCGGCCGCCGCCTCACCGACGAGGCCCCGCGCCTCGACGCCCGCTTGCCCGACGGCAGCCGCGTCCACGCGGTGATCCCGCCCATCGCCCGCAAGGGCACCACCATCTCCATCCGCAAGTTCTTCAAGGACAAGCTCACCATCGACAAGCTGGTCGAGTTCGGCTCGATGACCTCCGCCATGGCGCGGTTCATCGAGGGCTGCGTGATCATCAAGGAGAACGTGCTGGTGGCCGGCGGCACCGGCTCCGGCAAGACCACCCTCCTCAACATCGTCAGCTCGCTCATTCCTGCCGACGAGCGCATCCTCACCATCGAGGACTCGGCTGAGCTTCAGCTGAACCAGGAGCACATCGTCCCGTTCGAGTCGCGCCCGCCCGACAAGTTCGGCAAGGGCGAGGTGAACATGGGGCACCTGCTCCACTCCGCCCTGCGTCTGCGGCCCGACCGCATCGTCGTCGGTGAGGTCCGCGGCGGCGAGGCCTTCGACCTCATGCAGTGCATGAACACCGGCCACGGTGGCTCGATGGCCACCACCCACGCCAACACGCCCACGGACACCTTGCGCCGCATCGAGTCGCTCTGTCTGCAGAGCGGCATCGAGCTGCCCATGGTGGCCGTGCGCGCCCAGGTGGCGAGCGCCATCAACGTGGTCATCTGCTGCGAGCGCCTCCAGGACGGCTCGCGCAAGACCACCGCCATCAGCGAGGTGCTGCCGCTCAACGAGAAGGGCGACTACCGCACCCAGGACATCTTCGTCTTCACGCCCACCCACAAGGACGCGGAGGGCAAGATCCACGGCTACCACGCGCCCACCGGCGTGCTCCCGCACTTCCTCGGCCGGCTCCACGCCTACGGCTTCACCGACATGACCGAGGCGTTCTTCGATCCCGAGACCTACGGCGTGCCGCCGCCGCCCATCTTCCACGCGGACGGCGTCCACACCCAGTGGATCAAGAAGCTCAAGCACCGCGAGCGCGGCGAGGCAGACAGCGACGAGCAGAGCGCGATCTGGGCCGAGGAGCGGCTCAAGAAGGGCAAGGAGATCGAGAACAAGGCCCGCGAGGAGGCCGCCAAGAAGGCCGCCGCCGCAGCCGCCGCGCCCAAGCCGCCGCCCGCCGAAGAGCCCAAGCCCGCCGCGCCTGCGCCGCGCGCCGCGCTGCCCGAGCCGCAGAAGCCCGCGCCGCAGCAGAGCGCGGCAGGCCCGTCGCAGGCTCGGCCCGTTCCCACGCCCGGACCGAGCAGCGCCGGCAATCGGCAGCCCTCGCCCTCGCCGAACATGGCGCGTCCGAGTCCGGGCGCACCGCGGCCGGGGCCGTCCTCGACTCCTCCCGCGAACAAGACCGGCGGATCGATCCAGATCTCCAGCGAGCTGATGGACGACGGCGAGGTGACCCACCAGCCGCCCCAGCAGCGTCAGGCGCAGCGGCAAGAGGTGGAGGAAGAGGAGGCGCCGCCGAACGACGACGAGTTCGGCTCGACGGAGTACGCGCCCGCCGAGGAGGAGCCGCCGGCCGAGGAGCGCCAGCCCCTGCGCCGACCGGGACCGAGCGCGCCTCGCCCCACCGCAGGCATTCGCCCCACGGGCCCGCGTCGCCCGGCGCCGAGCCGCGGCTTCGGCGGCGGCGACAGCGGTGGCAACGGCGAGGACTAA
- a CDS encoding GGDEF domain-containing protein: MAEEKTQVQNISDLLAQVRKNSAYLICVTGSSVGKMFKLTQPEMVIGRSSEADISINDDGISRRHAKIVVRPDGSVNIVDLGSTNGTFYDGNRVDVHSLRDGDKIQIGSTTILKFSYQDNLDEQYQKNLYESATRDPMTRVYNKKYFADTFRKDFSYCLRHRVPLSLVILDVDHFKKVNDTHGHQAGDFVLTRLATKIQETIRTEDVFARYGGEEFVLLLRECEEDKGFIFCERIRRLIESTDFTFENKKIPVTCSLGLATLSDAEYPGPDEMIAAADKYLYRAKQSGRNRVEAKMLSR; encoded by the coding sequence ATGGCTGAAGAGAAGACCCAGGTCCAAAACATCTCCGACCTGTTGGCGCAAGTCCGCAAGAACAGTGCGTACCTGATCTGCGTCACCGGCTCGTCGGTGGGCAAGATGTTCAAGCTCACCCAGCCGGAGATGGTGATTGGCCGCTCCAGCGAGGCCGACATCTCCATCAACGACGACGGCATCTCGCGCCGTCACGCGAAGATCGTCGTTCGGCCGGATGGCAGCGTGAACATCGTCGATCTCGGCTCGACCAACGGCACCTTCTACGACGGCAACCGCGTCGACGTTCACAGCCTGCGCGACGGCGACAAGATCCAGATCGGCTCGACGACGATTCTCAAGTTCTCGTACCAGGACAACCTGGACGAGCAGTACCAGAAGAACCTCTACGAGAGCGCCACGCGCGATCCCATGACGCGCGTTTACAACAAGAAGTACTTCGCGGACACGTTCCGCAAGGACTTCAGCTACTGCCTGCGCCACCGCGTGCCACTCAGCTTGGTGATCCTCGATGTGGATCACTTCAAGAAGGTGAACGACACCCACGGCCACCAGGCCGGCGACTTCGTGCTCACCCGGCTTGCGACCAAGATCCAGGAGACGATCCGCACCGAGGATGTCTTCGCGCGCTACGGCGGCGAGGAGTTCGTGCTGCTGCTCCGCGAGTGCGAAGAGGACAAGGGCTTCATCTTCTGCGAGCGCATCCGCCGGCTCATCGAGAGCACGGACTTCACCTTCGAGAACAAGAAGATCCCCGTGACCTGCTCGCTGGGCCTGGCCACGCTCTCCGACGCCGAGTACCCCGGCCCCGACGAGATGATCGCCGCCGCCGACAAGTACCTGTACCGCGCCAAGCAGAGCGGCCGGAACCGCGTCGAGGCGAAGATGCTGTCGCGGTAG
- a CDS encoding 5'-deoxyadenosine deaminase, which produces MDTLIRGATLVTMTGARDILREDLLIRDGAIVAIGKIPAAKGPRRVIDASGLVAIPGLIQAHIHLCQTLFRNHADGLELLEWLRERIWPFEAAHDPKSLKVSAELGIAELLLSGTTAILDMGTVRHHEVVFEAARETGLRYVGGKAMMDAGQGVPAALRETTQASIDDSLALLRTYHGQENGRLRYAFCPRFVLSSTPEQLREVAKLSKEHDCRVHTHASENQAECMAVRDRVGSDNVDYFHNLGLLGPRSSLAHGVWLTAHEQRLVADTGTCLVHCPSSNLKLASGIAKVPELAGVGVHWALGSDGAPCNNNLDAFFEMRLAALLPKPRLGPTSMPAQQVLEMATLGGARALGLEKEIGSLEVGKRADLVLLDLHQAHSTPAGPDLYGQIVYSATSRNVHTVIVDGQVRVQHGELLDVDLRGLLARAETEAKRITSRAL; this is translated from the coding sequence ATGGACACCCTCATCCGCGGCGCCACCCTGGTCACCATGACCGGCGCGCGCGACATCCTGCGCGAGGACCTGCTCATCCGCGACGGCGCCATCGTCGCCATCGGCAAGATCCCCGCGGCCAAGGGTCCGCGCAGGGTGATCGACGCGTCCGGACTGGTCGCCATCCCCGGGCTGATCCAGGCGCACATCCATCTCTGTCAGACGCTCTTCCGCAACCACGCCGATGGGCTCGAGCTGCTGGAGTGGCTGCGCGAGCGCATCTGGCCCTTCGAGGCCGCGCACGATCCGAAGAGCCTCAAGGTCAGCGCCGAGCTGGGCATCGCCGAGCTGCTGCTCTCGGGCACCACCGCGATCCTCGACATGGGCACGGTGCGACACCACGAGGTCGTCTTCGAGGCCGCGCGCGAGACCGGCCTGCGCTACGTGGGCGGCAAGGCCATGATGGACGCGGGCCAGGGCGTGCCCGCAGCCCTTCGCGAGACGACGCAAGCCTCGATCGACGACTCGCTCGCGCTGCTGCGCACCTACCACGGGCAAGAGAACGGCCGGCTGCGCTACGCGTTCTGTCCGCGGTTCGTGCTCAGCTCCACGCCCGAGCAGCTCCGCGAGGTCGCCAAGCTCTCCAAGGAGCACGACTGCCGCGTGCACACCCACGCCTCCGAGAACCAGGCCGAGTGCATGGCCGTGCGCGACCGCGTGGGCTCCGACAACGTCGACTACTTCCACAACCTCGGCCTGCTCGGCCCGCGCTCGTCGCTGGCGCACGGCGTGTGGCTGACCGCGCACGAGCAGCGCCTCGTCGCCGACACGGGGACCTGCCTGGTGCACTGCCCAAGCTCGAACCTCAAGCTCGCGTCGGGCATCGCCAAGGTGCCCGAGCTCGCCGGCGTGGGCGTGCATTGGGCGCTCGGCTCGGACGGCGCGCCCTGCAACAACAACCTCGACGCCTTCTTCGAGATGCGGCTCGCCGCGCTCTTGCCCAAGCCGCGCCTCGGGCCGACCTCGATGCCCGCGCAGCAGGTGCTGGAGATGGCAACCCTCGGCGGCGCGCGCGCTCTCGGGCTCGAGAAGGAGATCGGCTCGCTCGAAGTGGGCAAGCGCGCGGACCTCGTGCTGCTCGACCTGCACCAGGCCCACAGCACCCCGGCGGGGCCGGATCTTTACGGGCAGATTGTCTATTCGGCGACGTCGCGAAACGTGCACACGGTGATCGTCGACGGCCAGGTGCGGGTGCAGCACGGAGAGCTCTTGGACGTGGATCTTCGCGGGCTTCTGGCGCGCGCCGAGACCGAAGCCAAGCGCATCACCAGCCGGGCCCTCTGA
- the cdd gene encoding cytidine deaminase, whose translation MAKQTKTIHSKALLAKARAMRKRAYAPYSKYTVGAALLGKSGKVYLGCNVENASYGLAICAERNAVAQAVAAGEREFDAIAISASGPAPVPPCGMCRQTLAEFMPPETPVFSENHHGKQAHWTVGELLPYAFTKRFF comes from the coding sequence GTGGCCAAGCAAACCAAGACCATCCACTCCAAGGCGCTGCTCGCGAAGGCGCGCGCCATGCGTAAGCGCGCCTACGCGCCGTACTCCAAGTACACCGTCGGCGCCGCGCTGCTGGGCAAGAGCGGCAAGGTCTATCTCGGCTGCAACGTCGAGAACGCCAGCTACGGCCTCGCCATCTGCGCCGAGCGCAACGCCGTGGCCCAGGCCGTCGCCGCGGGCGAGCGCGAGTTCGACGCCATCGCCATCTCCGCATCCGGGCCCGCGCCGGTGCCGCCCTGTGGCATGTGCCGCCAGACGCTCGCCGAGTTCATGCCGCCCGAGACGCCCGTCTTCTCCGAGAACCACCACGGCAAGCAGGCCCATTGGACCGTGGGAGAGCTCTTGCCCTACGCGTTCACCAAGCGCTTCTTCTGA
- a CDS encoding amino acid permease, whose product MAEPAQPRGRLSLLDCIAIGINGIVGSGIFLLPGKMAAAAGPSSVLAFVACGLVFLLVALCFAEAASRFDRSGGAFLYARTALGDGVGFVIGWMSLCEGVIGYAAVSRGLASQVGALVPALAGPWGQASFAGGFILLLGAVNIAGLKKGAHTSDVLSIVKLVPLGLLLIVGLWHLQPAKLHPFWPATGHHGFSAAVFLAVFACSGWEYTAVPAGEAKDPRRDVPRAMIGALAGAVALYALVQFALVGSANISGSEQPLADAASQLIGPIGAKAIAVAGTVSMAGFCASSALVGPRLIVAFAEDGLLPGAVGRMHTKLGTPVWAIALGAGSSALVAFALPFEDLVDVGNVALFAQYLPTCLAVMVLRRKRPDLPTGFRVPMGDLVAVLAIVASIALLWVGSPGRDEWRRSAELLVAGLVYYAGRRWWLARKPAAA is encoded by the coding sequence GTGGCCGAGCCAGCGCAGCCGCGGGGGCGGCTCTCGCTGCTCGACTGCATCGCCATCGGCATCAACGGCATCGTCGGCTCGGGCATCTTCCTGCTCCCGGGCAAGATGGCCGCCGCCGCCGGGCCGAGCTCCGTGCTCGCGTTCGTGGCGTGCGGCTTGGTCTTCCTCCTCGTCGCGCTCTGCTTCGCCGAGGCTGCGAGCCGCTTCGACCGCTCCGGCGGCGCGTTCTTGTACGCGCGCACGGCGCTCGGCGACGGCGTGGGCTTCGTCATCGGCTGGATGAGCCTGTGCGAGGGCGTGATCGGATACGCGGCCGTGTCGCGCGGGCTCGCGAGCCAGGTTGGCGCGCTCGTGCCCGCGCTCGCGGGACCGTGGGGACAGGCGTCGTTCGCGGGCGGTTTCATCTTGCTCCTGGGCGCGGTGAACATCGCCGGCCTCAAGAAGGGCGCGCACACCTCGGACGTGCTCTCGATCGTGAAGCTGGTGCCGCTGGGCCTGCTGCTGATCGTCGGGCTCTGGCACCTGCAGCCGGCGAAGCTGCACCCGTTCTGGCCTGCGACCGGGCACCACGGATTCTCGGCGGCCGTGTTCCTCGCGGTGTTCGCCTGCTCGGGCTGGGAGTACACGGCGGTGCCCGCGGGCGAAGCGAAGGATCCGCGCCGCGACGTCCCGCGCGCGATGATCGGCGCGCTCGCAGGCGCCGTGGCGCTCTATGCGCTGGTGCAGTTCGCATTGGTGGGCAGCGCGAACATCTCCGGCAGCGAGCAGCCTCTCGCCGACGCGGCCAGCCAGCTCATCGGACCGATTGGCGCCAAGGCGATCGCTGTCGCGGGGACGGTGAGCATGGCCGGCTTCTGCGCCTCGAGCGCGCTGGTGGGGCCGCGGCTCATCGTCGCGTTCGCGGAGGACGGACTGCTGCCCGGCGCCGTGGGACGCATGCACACCAAGCTCGGAACGCCGGTCTGGGCCATCGCGCTCGGCGCGGGGAGCAGCGCGCTGGTGGCGTTCGCGCTTCCGTTCGAGGATCTCGTGGACGTCGGCAATGTCGCCCTCTTCGCGCAGTACCTGCCGACCTGCCTCGCGGTGATGGTGCTCCGCCGCAAGCGACCGGATCTGCCGACGGGCTTCCGCGTGCCGATGGGCGACCTGGTGGCGGTGCTGGCCATCGTGGCTTCGATCGCGCTGCTCTGGGTGGGCTCGCCGGGTCGCGACGAGTGGCGTCGGAGCGCGGAGCTGCTCGTGGCGGGGCTCGTGTACTACGCCGGCCGGCGCTGGTGGCTCGCTCGGAAGCCCGCCGCGGCCTGA
- a CDS encoding PilZ domain-containing protein has protein sequence MPTERRGAGRDRRDTPKTTKAKSRKVVPDRTELRRRERRMGDRRESPRLPIKVWVKNSASNTFEQVEGDISVGGLHFVDKLPITGKQIDLRFKLPGRTEEVRVHGEVIQVSQKKAGGYGAHVKFADLDLDTQLAIARFIDERS, from the coding sequence ATGCCCACCGAACGCCGCGGAGCCGGCCGCGATCGACGCGATACACCGAAGACCACGAAGGCCAAGAGCCGCAAGGTCGTCCCCGACCGCACCGAGCTCCGCCGCCGCGAGCGCCGCATGGGCGACCGCCGCGAGTCGCCGCGCCTGCCCATCAAGGTCTGGGTGAAGAACTCGGCCAGCAACACCTTCGAGCAGGTGGAGGGCGACATCTCCGTGGGCGGGCTGCACTTCGTGGACAAGCTGCCCATCACCGGCAAGCAGATCGACCTGCGCTTCAAGCTGCCCGGCCGCACCGAAGAAGTCCGCGTGCACGGCGAGGTGATCCAGGTCTCGCAGAAGAAGGCCGGCGGCTACGGCGCGCACGTGAAGTTCGCGGACCTCGACCTCGACACGCAGCTGGCCATCGCGCGCTTCATCGACGAGCGGTCGTAG
- a CDS encoding purine-nucleoside phosphorylase, with product MSTEIHAPVAPVVDEIVKEIRRRSALAPLTGVILGSGLGAFADSFAEKVAIPYGQLPGFPVSSVVGHAGRLVLGKVGGVPVVAMQGRVHFYEGFAAWQVALPARVLCRLGIQALVVTNAAGGIHPDFVPGDLMRITDHINLSGMNPLIGPNEDSLGPRFPDMSAAYAPELSEKMELSAKATGNALRKGVYVQLAGPSYETPAEIRMLRTLGADAVGMSTVPEVIAAAHMGVPVAGISCITNYAAGIGKRPLSHAEVSETADRVKDRFTALLADFLPRIAKG from the coding sequence ATGAGCACCGAGATCCACGCGCCGGTCGCACCCGTGGTCGACGAAATCGTCAAGGAGATCCGCCGGCGGAGCGCGCTCGCGCCGCTCACCGGGGTCATCCTCGGCTCCGGCCTGGGCGCCTTCGCGGACAGCTTCGCGGAGAAGGTCGCCATTCCCTACGGGCAGCTGCCCGGGTTTCCGGTGTCCTCCGTGGTGGGCCACGCGGGCCGACTGGTGCTCGGGAAAGTGGGCGGCGTGCCGGTGGTGGCGATGCAGGGCCGGGTGCACTTCTACGAGGGCTTCGCGGCGTGGCAGGTGGCGCTCCCCGCGCGCGTGCTCTGCCGGCTGGGCATCCAGGCGCTGGTGGTGACCAACGCCGCCGGCGGCATCCACCCGGACTTCGTGCCCGGGGACCTGATGCGCATCACCGATCACATCAACCTCTCGGGCATGAACCCGCTCATCGGCCCCAACGAAGACTCGCTCGGCCCGCGCTTCCCGGACATGAGCGCCGCCTACGCGCCGGAGCTCTCGGAGAAGATGGAGCTCTCGGCGAAGGCCACCGGAAACGCGCTGCGCAAGGGCGTGTACGTGCAGCTCGCGGGGCCGAGCTACGAGACGCCCGCCGAGATCCGCATGCTGCGCACCCTCGGCGCCGACGCGGTGGGCATGAGCACCGTGCCCGAGGTGATCGCCGCGGCGCACATGGGCGTGCCGGTGGCGGGCATCAGCTGCATCACCAACTACGCCGCGGGAATCGGCAAGCGGCCGCTGAGCCACGCCGAGGTCAGTGAAACCGCGGACCGGGTGAAGGACCGCTTCACCGCGCTCCTCGCGGACTTCCTGCCCCGCATCGCCAAGGGCTGA
- a CDS encoding FecR domain-containing protein, producing the protein MHPSDSQLDALARGEGPAELAAHAQACERCGPVLRERRAVLGLLRELPEVEPSELEWKRVDRHVMEALDREQASRAGRRSVWVIAVPALAAAAACAVVGTKLVSMANHPDAPRIAPAQAAVALAMGGDAHTGRGGPELLEGDALDAAGGSIEVQTAPATGIALTAGAQARATRLRVGETEFTLSQGELLAEVKPLARGASFAVKAGDLTVHVVGTAFQVERLQGKVRVAVVHGRVRVDRAGQPNDELYVPGGSEALIPDGAVLGQVALTPIAGELAARFPLAFPDLQPDEVERQFGQAEIESEPAGATARLDGASRGVTPLTVLAPEGTHEVELNMPGHLPQKHPLKVSRTRAQATLALPAAVPVEEVAPEPPAPTPVPAPLPPPKGKPTTHAAAAPAPTVAPQVSYAEAFHTAAKSHQDEVEACYKKLDLPLARRIHVVLTIQPTGNVAPPVQVEEPGVDPAFVDCVNGAARGWSFPAPGRQYEVSIPYDLAPTR; encoded by the coding sequence TTGCATCCCTCTGACTCCCAGCTCGACGCGCTCGCCCGCGGCGAAGGCCCGGCCGAGCTCGCCGCGCACGCCCAGGCCTGCGAGCGCTGCGGCCCCGTGCTGCGCGAGCGCCGCGCCGTGCTGGGGCTGCTCCGGGAGCTGCCCGAGGTCGAGCCCAGCGAGCTGGAGTGGAAGCGCGTCGACCGGCACGTGATGGAGGCCCTGGATCGCGAGCAGGCCTCGCGCGCCGGGCGCCGCTCGGTGTGGGTCATCGCCGTGCCCGCGCTGGCTGCGGCCGCGGCGTGCGCCGTGGTGGGCACGAAGCTGGTCTCCATGGCCAACCACCCGGACGCGCCGCGCATCGCGCCGGCCCAGGCCGCGGTCGCGCTGGCCATGGGCGGCGACGCGCACACGGGTCGCGGTGGCCCGGAGCTCCTCGAGGGCGACGCGCTCGATGCCGCGGGCGGCTCCATCGAAGTCCAGACCGCGCCGGCCACCGGCATCGCCCTCACCGCCGGCGCGCAGGCCCGGGCCACGCGACTGCGCGTGGGCGAGACGGAGTTCACCCTCAGCCAGGGCGAGCTCCTCGCCGAGGTGAAGCCTTTGGCCCGCGGCGCGAGCTTCGCGGTGAAGGCCGGCGACCTCACGGTGCACGTGGTGGGCACGGCGTTCCAGGTGGAGCGGCTGCAGGGCAAGGTTCGGGTGGCCGTGGTGCACGGGCGCGTCCGCGTGGATCGCGCGGGCCAGCCCAACGACGAGCTCTACGTCCCCGGCGGCAGCGAGGCCCTCATCCCCGATGGCGCGGTGCTGGGCCAGGTGGCGCTCACGCCCATCGCCGGCGAGCTGGCGGCGCGGTTCCCGCTGGCGTTCCCGGATCTGCAGCCCGACGAGGTGGAGCGGCAGTTCGGCCAGGCGGAGATCGAGAGCGAGCCCGCAGGCGCCACGGCGCGGCTCGACGGCGCCTCGCGCGGCGTCACCCCGCTCACGGTGCTCGCCCCCGAGGGAACGCACGAGGTCGAGCTCAACATGCCTGGCCACCTTCCGCAGAAGCACCCGCTCAAGGTGAGCCGCACCCGGGCCCAGGCCACGCTGGCGCTGCCCGCGGCAGTGCCCGTGGAAGAGGTCGCGCCGGAGCCGCCCGCGCCCACGCCGGTGCCCGCGCCGCTCCCTCCGCCCAAAGGCAAGCCGACGACGCACGCCGCCGCCGCGCCGGCGCCGACGGTGGCGCCGCAGGTGTCGTACGCCGAGGCGTTCCACACCGCGGCCAAGTCGCACCAGGACGAGGTGGAGGCTTGCTACAAGAAGCTCGACCTGCCCCTGGCGAGACGGATCCACGTGGTGCTGACGATCCAGCCGACAGGCAACGTGGCGCCGCCGGTGCAGGTGGAAGAGCCCGGCGTGGATCCCGCGTTCGTGGACTGCGTGAACGGCGCGGCGCGCGGCTGGTCGTTCCCGGCTCCTGGCCGGCAGTACGAAGTGTCCATTCCGTACGACCTCGCGCCGACCCGCTAG
- a CDS encoding RNA polymerase sigma factor yields the protein MTSARSPLATLDDGEVISRAAKGEREMLAELYRRYRGEAMRFIRHAVRHTHDADDILQEVFVEVSRSLRKFEGRAAFTTWLHRVCVRTAVRHMKRRYRQVGEADEPTLRPELPDPSATPHEGAETQERARRVQAMIEKIAPKKRMVLVLHDLEGVSPKEISKLVGAPVLTVRTRLFYARKELAAMAVQDPALAEFFAEVASGGSSLASL from the coding sequence GTGACCTCCGCCCGCTCGCCGCTCGCAACCCTCGACGATGGCGAGGTCATCTCGCGCGCCGCCAAGGGCGAGCGCGAGATGCTCGCCGAGCTCTACCGGCGGTACCGCGGCGAGGCCATGCGCTTCATCCGCCACGCCGTGCGCCACACCCACGACGCCGACGACATCCTCCAGGAGGTCTTCGTCGAGGTGAGCCGCTCGCTGCGCAAGTTCGAGGGGCGGGCGGCGTTCACCACCTGGCTGCACCGCGTCTGCGTGCGCACCGCCGTGCGCCACATGAAGCGCCGCTACCGCCAGGTGGGCGAAGCCGACGAGCCCACCCTGCGCCCCGAGCTGCCGGATCCGTCTGCCACGCCGCACGAGGGCGCCGAGACCCAGGAGCGCGCCCGCCGGGTGCAGGCGATGATCGAGAAGATCGCGCCCAAGAAGCGCATGGTGCTCGTGCTCCACGACCTGGAAGGCGTGAGCCCCAAGGAGATCTCCAAGCTCGTCGGCGCACCGGTGCTCACCGTGCGCACGCGGCTCTTCTACGCGCGCAAGGAGCTCGCGGCCATGGCGGTGCAGGACCCGGCGCTGGCCGAGTTCTTCGCCGAGGTCGCGTCGGGAGGGAGCAGCCTTGCATCCCTCTGA
- a CDS encoding thymidine phosphorylase, whose protein sequence is MTPYELIKRKRDGGTLSPDDIAAFMRAYTLGEIPDYQMSALLMAVFFKGMDSTELGAWTESMLRSGEVLNLSDIPGTKVDKHSTGGVGDKVSLPLAPLAAACGVRVPMISGRGLGHTGGTLDKLESIPGFRVDLDVPTYRRLVRDVGACLIGQTSTLAPADKKLYALRDVTATVDCLPLIASSIMSKKLAEGIDALVLDVKVGSGAFMKKPEDARALATTMVGIGQAMGKRVTAVLTDMDQPLGRAVGNALEVEESIDVLRGGGPEDLVTVTVELTAEMLLLAGVSKDLEAGRARVRAAIADGSGLRKFEEIVAAQGGDPAAIRDPSKLPRARSVSEVRSASAGVVQAIQCEEVGLAGVELGAGRKKTDDKLDHAVGFTLLKKVGDRVAAGEPLVRVHHNGQKTLGDVEQRLARAYRIGEAAPPVRPLIVERIAAKTTFVERIAG, encoded by the coding sequence ATGACTCCCTACGAGCTCATCAAGCGCAAGCGCGACGGCGGGACCCTCTCGCCCGACGACATCGCGGCCTTCATGCGCGCCTACACGCTCGGTGAAATCCCGGATTACCAAATGTCGGCGCTGCTCATGGCCGTGTTCTTCAAGGGCATGGACTCCACCGAGCTCGGCGCCTGGACCGAGAGCATGCTCCGCTCCGGCGAGGTGCTGAACCTCTCCGACATCCCCGGCACCAAGGTCGACAAGCACTCCACCGGCGGCGTGGGCGACAAGGTCTCGCTGCCGTTGGCCCCGCTCGCGGCCGCGTGCGGCGTGCGCGTGCCCATGATCAGCGGCCGCGGCCTGGGCCACACCGGCGGCACGCTGGACAAGCTCGAGAGCATCCCCGGCTTCCGCGTGGACCTCGACGTCCCGACCTATCGCCGCCTGGTGCGCGACGTGGGCGCTTGCCTCATCGGCCAAACGTCCACGCTCGCGCCCGCGGACAAGAAGCTCTACGCCCTGCGCGACGTCACCGCGACCGTGGACTGCCTGCCCCTCATCGCCTCCAGCATCATGAGCAAGAAGCTCGCGGAGGGCATCGACGCGCTGGTGCTCGACGTGAAGGTGGGCTCGGGCGCGTTCATGAAGAAGCCCGAGGACGCGCGCGCGCTGGCGACGACCATGGTCGGCATCGGCCAGGCCATGGGCAAGCGCGTGACCGCGGTGCTCACCGACATGGACCAGCCGCTGGGGCGCGCGGTGGGCAACGCGCTGGAGGTCGAGGAGTCGATCGACGTGCTTCGCGGCGGCGGCCCGGAAGATCTGGTGACGGTGACCGTGGAGCTGACCGCGGAGATGCTGCTGCTCGCGGGCGTCTCGAAGGATCTCGAGGCCGGGCGCGCGCGCGTGCGTGCCGCGATCGCCGACGGCTCCGGGCTGCGCAAGTTCGAGGAGATCGTGGCCGCACAGGGCGGAGATCCGGCGGCGATCCGGGATCCGTCGAAGCTGCCGCGCGCGCGGTCCGTCAGCGAGGTGCGTTCCGCGAGCGCCGGCGTGGTGCAGGCGATTCAGTGCGAGGAGGTCGGGCTCGCGGGCGTGGAGCTCGGCGCCGGTCGCAAGAAGACCGACGACAAGCTCGACCACGCCGTGGGCTTCACGCTCTTGAAGAAGGTCGGCGACCGGGTGGCCGCGGGCGAGCCGCTGGTGCGGGTGCACCACAACGGCCAGAAGACGCTCGGCGACGTGGAGCAACGGCTGGCGCGCGCCTATCGGATTGGCGAGGCGGCGCCGCCGGTGCGGCCGCTCATCGTGGAGCGCATCGCAGCAAAGACGACGTTCGTGGAGCGCATCGCTGGATAA